Proteins encoded together in one Balaenoptera musculus isolate JJ_BM4_2016_0621 chromosome 6, mBalMus1.pri.v3, whole genome shotgun sequence window:
- the ENDOG gene encoding endonuclease G, mitochondrial: MARQLLRAGLTLALGAGLGAAAEGWRRRRRRADAWAAPGLLSRLPVLPVAAAAGLPAVPGAPTGGSTGELAKYGLPGVAQLKSRESYMLCYDPRTRGALWVVEQLRPESLRGDGDRRSCDFHEDDSVHAYHRATNADYGGSGFDRGHLAAAANHRWSQKAMDDTFYLSNIAPQVPHLNQNAWNNLEKYSRSLTRTYQNVYVCTGPLFLPRTEADGKSYVKYQVIGKNHVAVPTHFFKVLILEAAGGQIELRSYVMPNAPVDETVPLERFLVPIESIERASGLLFVPNILARTGSLKAITAGSK; encoded by the exons ATGGCCAGGCAGTTGCTTCGGGCCGGCTTGACCCTGGCGCTGGGCGCAGGGCTGGGTGCAGCCGCCGAgggctggcggcggcggcggcggcgggcggacGCATGGGCGGCGCCGGGGCTGCTGAGCCGGCTGCCCGTGCTGCCtgtggcggcggcggccgggcTTCCCGCCGTGCCCGGGGCTCCGACGGGCGGCAGCACCGGCGAGTTGGCGAAGTACGGGCTGCCCGGGGTGGCGCAGCTCAAGAGCCGCGAGTCGTACATGCTGTGTTACGACCCGCGCACCCGCGGCGCGCTCTGGGTGGTCGAGCAGCTGCGGCCTGAGAGTCTCCGCGGCGACGGCGACCGCCGCTCCTGCGACTTCCACGAGGACGACTCGGTGCATGCGTATCACCGTGCCACCAACGCCGACTACGGGGGCAGCGGCTTCGACCGCGGCCATCTCGCCGCCGCCGCCAACCACCGCTGGAGCCAGAAGGCCATGGACGACACCTTCTACCTGAGCAACATCGCACCCCAG GTGCCCCACCTCAACCAGAATGCCTGGAACAACCTGGAAAAGTACAGCCGCAGCCTGACCCGCACCTACCAAAATGTCTATGTCTGCACGGGGCCTCTCTTCCTGCCCAG GACGGAGGCTGATGGGAAGTCCTATGTGAAGTACCAGGTAATTGGCAAGAACCACGTGGCGGTGCCCACCCACTTCTTCAAAGTGCTGATCCTGGAGGCAGCAGGCGGGCAGATCGAACTCCGCTCCTATGTGATGCCCAACGCGCCTGTGGATGAGACAGTCCCACTGGAGCGCTTCCTGGTGCCCATCGAGAGCATTGAGCGGGCCTCGGGGCTGCTCTTTGTGCCAAATATCCTGGCACGGACAGGCAGCCTTAAGGCCATCACTGCAGGCAGCAAGTAA